GGGTTACCTTGAGACCGGCTTTGCGCAATTCGCTATTTTCAACCATGGTCAGCTTTCTCGCCGATGCTGCTTCGCAGCTTCTCTTAATACGGGTATGATCGGGGTTTACGTTGTCCAGCCAAGATAGTGGAAGTCGCCCACCGATGCAAAACACCAAGCTCTTGCTAAACAGCCTCGCCCTCGCGGGACTGCTCGCACTCGCCGGTTGCTCGTTTCCCGGGGTTTACAAAATCGACATCCAGCAGGGCAATGTCGTTACGCAAGACATGATAGACCAATTGCGCCCCGGAATGACCCGCCGGCAAGTAAGGTTTATCATGGGCAACCCGCTCATTCAGGATACGTTCAACACCAACCGTTGGGACTACCTGTACAGTCTGCAGCCTGGTGGCGGCCAACGCCAGCAGGAACGCATGAGCATCTTCTTCAACGACAGTGACCAATTGGTCAACCTGTCGGGTGATTTCATGC
The Pseudomonas sp. KU43P genome window above contains:
- the bamE gene encoding outer membrane protein assembly factor BamE; this translates as MQNTKLLLNSLALAGLLALAGCSFPGVYKIDIQQGNVVTQDMIDQLRPGMTRRQVRFIMGNPLIQDTFNTNRWDYLYSLQPGGGQRQQERMSIFFNDSDQLVNLSGDFMPGVSKDQEILGGSTDTTVSPATQPEQPAPQPEEKPAKPGSTEESIQREIDTIETTPVPTPAPLETSPQ